Proteins found in one Micromonospora sp. WMMD1082 genomic segment:
- a CDS encoding TadE/TadG family type IV pilus assembly protein gives MDRTMSRGSVSIEVAVLAPAFVAMMVLAGVAGRTAVASEALEAAAHDAARAASISRDAATARGEARDAARDQLDWRGVACTGAPVVTFRGSVGGNSTTFDAAFRSQVGQDATVTVEITCTVSYSDIRLPALTMPSGNRITASFTSPLDRYRSRG, from the coding sequence ATGGACCGCACCATGAGCCGGGGCTCGGTCTCGATCGAGGTGGCCGTCCTGGCGCCCGCCTTCGTGGCGATGATGGTGCTGGCCGGGGTCGCCGGGCGTACCGCGGTGGCCAGCGAGGCGTTGGAGGCCGCCGCGCACGACGCCGCCCGGGCCGCGTCCATCTCCCGGGACGCCGCCACCGCCCGCGGGGAGGCCCGGGACGCGGCCCGCGACCAGCTCGACTGGCGGGGAGTGGCCTGCACCGGCGCCCCCGTGGTGACCTTCCGCGGCTCGGTCGGCGGCAACTCCACCACCTTCGATGCGGCCTTCCGCAGCCAGGTCGGGCAGGACGCCACGGTGACCGTCGAGATCACCTGCACCGTCTCCTACTCCGACATCAGGCTGCCGGCCCTGACGATGCCGAGCGGAAACCGGATCACCGCCTCGTTCACCTCGCCACTGGACCGTTACCGGAGCCGGGGATGA
- a CDS encoding crotonase/enoyl-CoA hydratase family protein — MAVRVERDGPVTTVILDRPAVRNAVDGPTARALADAFRAFDADPDAAVAVLWGAGGTFCAGADLKAIGTPSGNRVEPDGDGPMGPTRMVLGKPVIAAISGYAVAGGLELALWCDLRVAEADAVLGVFCRRWGVPLIDGGTVRLPRLIGESRAMDLILTGRAVPADEAYVMGLVNRLVGPGESRAAAERLAAEIARHPQTCLRNDRASVLATATHPEPEALATELAYGMHSLAADAATGAALFTAGAGRHGHPTP; from the coding sequence ATGGCGGTACGGGTGGAGCGCGACGGGCCGGTGACCACGGTGATCCTGGACCGGCCGGCGGTGCGCAACGCGGTCGACGGGCCGACCGCGCGGGCGCTGGCCGACGCGTTCCGGGCCTTCGACGCCGACCCGGACGCGGCGGTCGCGGTGCTCTGGGGAGCCGGCGGCACGTTCTGCGCGGGCGCCGACCTCAAGGCGATCGGTACGCCCAGCGGCAACCGGGTCGAGCCGGATGGCGACGGCCCGATGGGTCCGACGCGGATGGTGCTCGGCAAGCCGGTGATCGCCGCGATCTCCGGGTACGCGGTGGCCGGTGGGCTGGAGCTGGCGCTCTGGTGCGACCTACGGGTCGCCGAGGCCGACGCGGTGCTCGGGGTCTTCTGCCGGCGGTGGGGAGTGCCGTTGATCGACGGCGGGACGGTGCGGCTGCCCCGGCTGATCGGCGAGAGCCGGGCCATGGACCTCATCCTCACCGGGCGTGCGGTGCCCGCCGATGAGGCGTACGTGATGGGGTTGGTGAACCGGCTCGTCGGCCCGGGTGAGTCCCGGGCGGCGGCCGAGCGGCTGGCCGCCGAGATCGCCCGCCACCCGCAGACCTGCCTGCGCAACGACCGCGCCTCGGTGCTGGCCACCGCCACCCACCCCGAACCGGAGGCCCTGGCCACCGAGCTGGCATACGGCATGCACTCCCTGGCCGCCGACGCCGCGACCGGCGCCGCCCTCTTCACCGCCGGCGCCGGCCGCCACGGCCACCCCACCCCCTGA
- a CDS encoding pilus assembly protein TadG-related protein, with protein sequence MTAGRGDAGRVSIFLAIALVGVLAIIGMTFDGAGQLRTLQRAENLAAEAARAGGQAIDLATAIEGGPKRIDQLQARRAVRDYLAAAGASDHEVSFPVVDGETLIRVRVWVTYDRAMLGLFNFSNTVTVSGEATARALTGVT encoded by the coding sequence ATGACGGCGGGCCGTGGCGACGCCGGGCGGGTGAGCATCTTCCTCGCCATCGCCCTCGTCGGGGTCCTCGCCATCATCGGCATGACGTTCGACGGCGCGGGCCAGCTCCGTACGCTGCAACGCGCCGAGAACCTGGCGGCCGAGGCGGCTCGCGCGGGCGGCCAGGCCATCGACCTCGCCACCGCGATCGAGGGCGGGCCCAAGCGGATCGACCAGCTCCAGGCCCGCCGTGCCGTCCGGGACTACCTCGCCGCCGCCGGGGCCAGCGACCACGAGGTGAGCTTTCCGGTGGTCGACGGCGAAACCCTGATCCGGGTACGCGTGTGGGTCACCTACGACCGGGCCATGCTCGGCCTCTTCAACTTCTCCAACACCGTCACCGTCTCCGGCGAGGCGACCGCGCGGGCGCTCACCGGAGTCACCTAG
- a CDS encoding Rieske 2Fe-2S domain-containing protein produces MRALLTKIEQASGLDRFGDRVQQVVQGTLRGQRVRDLLHGVWLGHPLHPAMVQVPVGAWMSAAVLDLMPGQRRAATTLTAVGTLSAVPAAVAGLNDWAALARDQRRVGLVHAASNTVGLALYGGSLAARLSGRHGLGRALGWLGLGAVGAGAYLGGHLAYKQGAQVNVSVSDLHLISDGWHSLAEMAALPQRELVTRQVDDVSLVLYRHGDDVTVMLERCPHQSGPLGEGEVREIDGHACVVCPWHGSTFRLNGGEVVHGPSSNDQQILPTRVVNGVLEARLP; encoded by the coding sequence GTGCGAGCGTTGTTGACGAAGATCGAGCAAGCCTCCGGCCTGGACCGGTTCGGTGACCGGGTGCAGCAGGTTGTCCAGGGAACCCTTCGTGGGCAACGGGTCCGGGACCTGCTGCACGGGGTCTGGCTGGGCCATCCGCTGCACCCGGCGATGGTGCAGGTGCCGGTCGGCGCCTGGATGAGCGCGGCCGTGCTGGACCTGATGCCCGGCCAGCGGCGGGCAGCCACCACACTGACCGCGGTCGGCACGCTCAGCGCCGTGCCGGCGGCGGTGGCCGGGCTCAACGACTGGGCGGCGCTCGCCCGCGACCAGCGCCGCGTCGGCCTGGTGCACGCCGCGTCCAACACCGTCGGGCTGGCGCTGTACGGCGGTTCGCTGGCCGCGCGGCTCTCCGGTCGGCATGGGCTCGGCCGCGCCCTGGGCTGGCTCGGGCTCGGTGCCGTCGGCGCCGGGGCGTATCTCGGCGGGCACCTGGCGTACAAACAGGGTGCCCAGGTGAACGTGAGCGTCTCCGACCTGCATCTGATCAGCGACGGCTGGCACTCGCTCGCCGAGATGGCCGCCCTTCCGCAGCGGGAACTGGTCACCCGCCAGGTGGACGACGTATCGCTGGTCCTCTACCGGCACGGCGACGACGTGACCGTCATGCTTGAGCGCTGCCCGCACCAGAGCGGCCCCCTCGGCGAGGGCGAGGTACGCGAGATCGACGGGCACGCGTGCGTGGTGTGCCCGTGGCACGGCAGCACGTTCCGCCTCAACGGTGGCGAGGTCGTGCACGGGCCGTCCTCGAACGACCAGCAGATCCTGCCGACCCGAGTGGTGAACGGCGTGCTGGAGGCCAGGCTGCCCTGA
- a CDS encoding discoidin domain-containing protein has protein sequence MADHAAPHHHPPGNRIRTTLAALTGTALVAASISVVTLTTTATPAHAAGLSPFDIVGRGATVPFIEHEAENAAHNGTRIGPDRRYGTLPSEASGREAVTLDAVGEYVEFTLTAPANAITFRYSIPDNAAGTGRDATIDLRANGTLVKAVPVTSKYGWYYGGYPFNNNPGDINPHHFYDEARTLFGTTYPIGTKIRLQVSSTAQSPTFTIDLADFEVVAAPIAKPANVLDVVTDFSADPTGATDSTARFQAAVDAGRAQGRTVWIPPGTFTLWDHVVVDGVTLRGAGPWHSVLGGRHPTDRKRAAGIYGKYVNGGGYRGEIRPHEAGGPSRNVVLRDFAIIGDIRERVDEDQVNAIGGAMSDSVVDNLWLQHTKVGAWMDGPMNNFTIRNSRILDQTADGVNFHWGVTNSTVTNTFVRNTGDDALAMWADTVPNVGNSFTHNTIGVTILANHLVTYGGRDIRITDNVTADSVTNGGGIHVANRYTGVNGPTTVAGTITVARNTLIRNGNSDYNWQFGVGAIWFSALNEPIQNASIVVTDTDILDSSYAALHWIEGATSGISFTNVRIDGAGTYALQVQAPSQVSFTNVRATGIAQANPIHNCVGSGFQITQGAGNSGWYTANPYCGPWPEPQWGGGPTSPPPTSPPPTTPPPTTPPPTTPPPTTPPPAGGNLAQGRPVVASSHHQTYLAANAVDGNASTYWESVNNAFPQTLTVDLGTARSVDRVVLRLPAGWERRTQTLAVLGSTDGNSWSTLAGSAGRVFDPASGNSVSINVPAGERRFVRLSITGNTGWPAGQVAEFEVYGGSTPPPTTPPPTTPPPAGNLALGRPVTATSHVDVYAAGNAVDGNANTYWESVNNAFPQTLTVDLGTARQVGRVVLKLPPSPAWQTRTQTLSVLGSTDGNSWSTLAGSAGRTFDPATGNTVSISLPAGERRFVRLNVTGNTGWPAGQVAEFEVHAS, from the coding sequence ATGGCCGACCACGCCGCCCCGCACCATCACCCACCCGGAAACCGGATCCGTACGACGCTCGCCGCGCTCACCGGCACCGCGCTCGTCGCCGCCTCGATCTCGGTCGTCACCCTCACCACCACCGCGACCCCGGCCCACGCCGCCGGGCTCTCGCCGTTCGACATCGTCGGTCGGGGCGCCACCGTCCCGTTCATCGAGCACGAGGCCGAGAACGCCGCGCACAACGGCACCCGGATCGGCCCGGACCGGCGCTACGGCACCCTGCCGTCCGAGGCCAGCGGCCGGGAGGCGGTCACCCTCGACGCGGTCGGGGAGTACGTCGAGTTCACCCTGACCGCCCCGGCGAACGCGATCACCTTCCGCTACAGCATCCCGGACAACGCCGCCGGCACCGGCCGGGACGCCACCATCGACCTGCGGGCGAACGGCACGCTGGTCAAGGCGGTGCCGGTGACCTCGAAGTACGGCTGGTACTACGGCGGCTACCCGTTCAACAACAACCCGGGCGACATCAACCCGCACCACTTCTACGACGAGGCCCGGACGCTCTTCGGCACCACGTACCCGATCGGCACGAAGATCCGGCTCCAGGTCTCGTCGACCGCGCAGTCGCCGACCTTCACCATCGACCTGGCCGACTTCGAGGTGGTCGCCGCGCCGATCGCCAAGCCGGCGAACGTGCTGGACGTGGTGACCGACTTCAGTGCCGACCCGACCGGCGCCACCGACTCCACCGCCCGGTTCCAGGCCGCCGTGGACGCCGGCCGGGCCCAGGGGCGTACGGTCTGGATTCCGCCGGGCACCTTCACCCTCTGGGACCACGTGGTCGTCGACGGGGTGACCCTGCGCGGCGCCGGTCCGTGGCATTCGGTGCTCGGCGGCCGGCATCCCACCGACCGCAAGCGCGCCGCCGGCATCTACGGCAAGTACGTCAACGGCGGCGGTTACCGGGGCGAGATCCGGCCGCACGAGGCCGGCGGGCCCAGCCGCAACGTGGTGCTGCGGGACTTCGCCATCATCGGTGACATCCGGGAACGGGTCGACGAGGACCAGGTCAACGCCATCGGCGGGGCGATGTCGGACTCCGTGGTGGACAACCTCTGGCTCCAGCACACCAAGGTCGGTGCCTGGATGGACGGCCCGATGAACAACTTCACCATCCGCAACAGCCGGATCCTGGACCAGACCGCGGACGGGGTGAACTTCCACTGGGGTGTCACCAACTCCACGGTGACCAACACCTTCGTCCGCAACACCGGCGACGACGCGCTGGCCATGTGGGCGGACACCGTCCCGAACGTGGGCAACTCGTTCACCCACAACACCATCGGCGTGACCATCCTCGCCAACCACCTGGTCACCTACGGCGGACGGGACATCCGGATCACCGACAACGTGACCGCCGACTCGGTCACCAACGGTGGCGGCATCCACGTGGCCAACCGGTACACCGGGGTTAACGGACCGACCACCGTCGCCGGCACCATCACGGTCGCCCGCAACACGCTGATCCGCAACGGCAACTCCGACTACAACTGGCAGTTCGGCGTCGGCGCGATCTGGTTCTCCGCGTTGAACGAGCCGATCCAGAACGCCTCGATCGTGGTCACCGACACCGACATCCTGGACAGCTCCTACGCGGCGCTGCACTGGATCGAGGGCGCCACCAGCGGGATCAGCTTCACCAACGTACGCATCGACGGCGCCGGCACGTACGCCCTCCAGGTGCAGGCGCCCAGCCAGGTCTCGTTCACCAACGTCCGGGCCACCGGGATCGCGCAGGCCAACCCGATCCACAACTGCGTGGGCAGCGGCTTCCAGATCACCCAGGGTGCCGGCAACTCGGGCTGGTACACCGCCAACCCGTACTGCGGGCCGTGGCCGGAGCCGCAGTGGGGTGGTGGCCCGACCAGCCCGCCGCCCACCTCGCCCCCGCCCACCACCCCGCCACCGACGACGCCGCCACCCACCACGCCCCCACCGACCACGCCGCCGCCGGCCGGCGGGAACCTGGCCCAGGGCCGACCGGTCGTCGCGTCCAGCCACCACCAGACCTACCTGGCGGCCAACGCGGTCGACGGCAACGCAAGCACGTACTGGGAGAGCGTCAACAACGCCTTCCCGCAGACGCTGACCGTCGACCTGGGTACGGCCCGTTCCGTCGACCGGGTGGTGCTGAGGCTGCCCGCCGGGTGGGAGCGGCGCACCCAGACGCTCGCGGTGCTCGGCTCCACCGACGGCAACTCGTGGAGCACGCTCGCCGGTTCGGCGGGACGGGTCTTCGACCCGGCCAGCGGCAACAGCGTCTCGATCAACGTGCCCGCCGGGGAGCGCCGGTTCGTGCGGCTCAGCATCACCGGCAACACCGGCTGGCCGGCGGGCCAGGTCGCCGAGTTCGAGGTGTACGGCGGCAGCACCCCGCCACCCACCACCCCGCCGCCCACCACCCCGCCCCCGGCCGGCAACCTGGCGCTCGGTCGCCCGGTCACGGCCACCAGCCACGTCGACGTGTACGCGGCCGGCAACGCGGTGGACGGCAACGCGAACACCTACTGGGAGAGCGTCAACAACGCCTTCCCGCAGACCCTCACCGTGGACCTGGGCACCGCCCGGCAGGTGGGTCGGGTCGTGCTGAAGCTGCCACCGTCGCCGGCCTGGCAGACCCGTACCCAGACGCTGTCGGTGCTCGGCTCCACCGACGGCAACTCCTGGAGCACCCTCGCCGGATCGGCCGGGCGCACCTTCGACCCGGCCACCGGCAACACCGTGTCGATCAGTCTGCCCGCCGGTGAACGCCGGTTCGTGCGGTTGAACGTCACCGGCAACACCGGCTGGCCGGCGGGCCAGGTCGCCGAGTTCGAGGTGCACGCCTCCTGA
- a CDS encoding LysM peptidoglycan-binding domain-containing protein, whose translation MAASGGTAVRRVGHLLTGFGALVALVGLLVGGPIALLAFAGNPLPDHLPTLAEVGATLTSRDDGQLFLRALAIAGWFGWATFALSVLVELGAQALDRPAPRLPGLGRQQRAAAALVGSVALILAASPAATAATTAHTAPAYATGPAATAALAPATAPAMSAHAATGPATATTMSVPTARSVSAATGPATAAGPAAAARADRDGAADTPVYRVARGDYLGGVADRYLDDFDDYRRLAALNELRDPDLIRPGQLIKLPAEARDQGSRSHATGRLVAPKARPTPGPATPDRAERERPTPPTPGGAVDQPGSRVDQPGSAVEQPGGTVEQPGGAVQQPGGAAGQPGGTVEQPGVATPAPTGTTPEGAQPPARGDTSAEHSPVVTVGAARAGEPDRVNRPLAVSAVLAVASIVGAQIGAVLGLRRRPAVARAGRPALDRAAARRPPASPPRELPVGRHRKD comes from the coding sequence ATGGCCGCATCGGGTGGTACCGCCGTACGGCGGGTCGGTCACCTGCTGACCGGGTTCGGTGCGCTGGTCGCGCTGGTCGGCCTGCTGGTCGGCGGGCCGATCGCGCTGCTGGCCTTCGCCGGCAACCCGCTCCCCGACCACCTACCCACGCTCGCGGAGGTCGGCGCCACGCTGACCAGCCGCGACGACGGGCAGCTCTTCCTGCGGGCGCTGGCGATAGCCGGCTGGTTCGGCTGGGCCACGTTCGCCCTCTCCGTGCTGGTGGAGCTGGGCGCGCAGGCGCTGGACCGGCCGGCGCCCCGACTGCCGGGCCTGGGCCGCCAGCAACGGGCCGCCGCCGCGCTGGTCGGGTCCGTCGCGCTCATCCTCGCCGCCAGCCCCGCCGCCACCGCCGCCACCACGGCCCACACCGCCCCGGCGTACGCGACAGGACCGGCGGCCACGGCGGCCCTCGCCCCGGCGACGGCACCCGCGATGTCGGCGCATGCGGCGACCGGACCGGCAACGGCGACCACGATGTCGGTGCCCACGGCACGGTCGGTGTCGGCGGCGACCGGACCAGCGACGGCGGCCGGTCCTGCGGCAGCCGCGCGGGCGGATCGGGACGGCGCCGCCGACACACCGGTCTACCGGGTCGCCAGGGGCGACTACCTGGGCGGGGTCGCCGACCGGTACCTCGACGACTTCGACGACTACCGCAGGCTGGCCGCGCTCAACGAACTGCGCGATCCAGACCTGATCCGCCCCGGCCAGCTGATCAAGCTTCCGGCCGAGGCGCGGGACCAGGGCTCCCGGTCACACGCCACCGGTCGCCTGGTCGCCCCGAAGGCCCGCCCCACACCCGGACCGGCCACACCCGATCGGGCCGAGCGCGAGCGCCCGACGCCCCCGACGCCGGGCGGCGCGGTCGATCAGCCCGGAAGCAGGGTCGATCAGCCCGGCAGCGCCGTGGAGCAGCCGGGCGGCACCGTGGAGCAGCCGGGCGGCGCGGTGCAGCAGCCCGGCGGCGCGGCGGGGCAGCCCGGCGGCACCGTGGAGCAGCCCGGTGTGGCGACCCCCGCACCGACCGGGACCACCCCGGAGGGGGCGCAGCCACCGGCACGCGGCGATACCTCGGCGGAACACTCGCCGGTGGTGACGGTGGGCGCGGCCCGAGCCGGCGAACCGGACCGGGTGAACCGCCCGCTCGCCGTCTCCGCCGTGCTGGCCGTGGCCAGCATCGTCGGCGCGCAGATCGGCGCGGTGCTGGGCCTGCGCCGCAGGCCAGCGGTGGCCCGCGCCGGTCGGCCCGCGCTGGACCGCGCTGCCGCGCGGCGCCCACCGGCCAGCCCTCCTCGCGAACTGCCGGTGGGCCGTCACCGCAAGGACTGA
- a CDS encoding discoidin domain-containing protein, with protein sequence MSRFRTRLTAVLATVGLALTAAPAPPAGAAGGPNLAAGRTATASSVNGPYAAANVTDGNAGSYWESSGALPQWVQVDLGSGQSIDQVRLRLPAGWEARTQTLSVQGSTNGSSFSTIVASAGRAFAPGGGNTVTLDFPATTTRYVRIAITANTGWPAAQLAELEVYGATGSSSTNLAAGRSMSSSGHSDVYVAANANDGNQGSYWESTNNAFPQWIQVDLGATVTVDRLVLKLPGGWGARTQTLTVQGSTNGSSFSTLVASAGYAFTPAANNTVTVTVGATSTRHIRLLITANTAWPAGQLSELEVYGPATGDTQPPTAPTNLAFTEPGSGQIRLTWSASTDNVGVTGYDVYANGSLRASVSGATLTYTDTQPASATVSYHVRAKDAAGNVSANSNTVTRAGSTPGGTNLAAGKPATASSTVHVFAAANAVDNDVTTYWEGAPGAYPSTLTVALGANASISAIVVKLNPDPAWGPRTQTFSVLGREQSASGFSTLVGSANHSFSPAGSNTVTIPVSATAADVRLQFTANTGSSNGQVAELQVIGTPAPNPDLTVTNLTFAPAAPVETDQITLTATVRNAGTLASGATTVDFALDGTKVGQANVGALAAGASTTVSTTIAARDAGSYQLSATVDPANTVIEQDESNNGRTAASALVVSPVASSDLVASAVTWSPGTPSAGATVTFSVTLRNQGTIASAGGAHGITLTVLNDAGTVVRTLTGSYTGTIGAGAMAGPVNLGTWTAANGRYTVRVVIAADANELPVKRANNTSERPLFVGRGANLPYDMYEAEEGTVGGGAQVVGPNRTIGDLAGEASGRRAVTLNTTGAYVEWTTKAAANALVTRFSIPDAPNGGGINSTLNIYVNGVLHKPISLTSKHIWLYGPEASPSDSPSAGPPRHIYDEANVLLNSTIPAGSRIRLQKDPANSTTYAIDFINLEQVTPQENPDPARYRVPNGFSHADVQSALDAVRMDTTGNLVGVYLPAGTYETAQKFQVYGKAVKVVGAGMWFTRFQTPASQQNTDAGFRVEPSASGSSFEHLAFFGNYTVRQDGPGKVWGELKDVDNLTLDNVWVEHTVCAYWGVSVSGLKITNSRFRNTFADAVNLTNGSTNNLISNSEGRSNGDDAFALFSATDQGASTGNHGNVFENLTATLTWRAAGVAVYGGHDNVFRNLYIADTLTYSGITISSLDFGYPFIGFGASPPTRFENISLIRTGGHFWGAQTFPAIWVFSASKEFRGIRVSDVDIVDPTYSGIMFQTKYTGSQPENPITDTVFTNVSISGAQRSGDAFDAKSGFGIWANEMPEPGQGPPVGSVTFNNLRLTNNHQDIRNTTSTFTITRN encoded by the coding sequence ATGTCCAGATTCCGCACCCGGTTGACCGCCGTACTCGCCACGGTCGGCCTCGCCCTCACCGCGGCGCCCGCGCCGCCGGCCGGCGCGGCCGGCGGCCCCAACCTCGCCGCCGGTCGTACCGCCACCGCCAGCAGCGTCAACGGCCCGTACGCCGCGGCCAACGTCACCGACGGCAACGCCGGCAGCTACTGGGAGAGCAGCGGCGCCCTCCCGCAGTGGGTCCAGGTCGACCTGGGCTCGGGCCAGTCCATCGACCAGGTCAGGCTGAGGCTGCCGGCGGGCTGGGAGGCCCGCACCCAGACGCTGTCGGTGCAGGGCAGCACCAACGGGTCGAGCTTCAGCACCATCGTCGCCTCGGCCGGCCGCGCCTTCGCCCCGGGCGGCGGCAACACCGTCACCCTCGACTTCCCGGCCACCACCACCCGCTACGTCCGGATCGCCATCACCGCGAACACCGGCTGGCCGGCCGCCCAACTCGCCGAACTGGAGGTGTACGGCGCGACCGGCTCGTCGTCGACCAACCTGGCGGCGGGCCGGAGCATGTCCAGCAGCGGCCACTCCGACGTCTACGTCGCCGCGAACGCCAATGACGGCAACCAGGGCAGCTACTGGGAGAGCACCAACAACGCCTTCCCGCAGTGGATCCAGGTGGACCTCGGCGCCACGGTCACCGTCGACCGGCTGGTGCTCAAGCTGCCCGGCGGCTGGGGTGCGCGAACCCAGACGCTGACCGTGCAGGGCAGCACCAACGGGTCGAGCTTCAGCACCCTGGTCGCCTCCGCCGGGTACGCCTTCACCCCGGCGGCCAACAACACGGTGACCGTCACCGTCGGCGCGACGTCGACCCGCCACATCCGGCTGCTGATCACCGCGAACACCGCCTGGCCCGCCGGCCAACTGTCCGAACTGGAGGTGTACGGCCCGGCCACCGGCGACACCCAGCCGCCCACCGCCCCGACGAACCTGGCGTTCACCGAGCCGGGAAGCGGACAGATCCGGCTGACCTGGTCCGCGTCGACGGACAACGTCGGAGTGACCGGCTACGACGTGTACGCCAACGGGTCACTGCGAGCCAGTGTTTCCGGTGCGACGTTGACGTACACCGACACCCAGCCGGCGAGCGCCACCGTGTCGTACCACGTGCGGGCGAAGGACGCGGCCGGCAACGTCTCCGCGAACAGCAACACGGTGACCCGGGCGGGCAGCACGCCGGGCGGCACCAACCTCGCCGCCGGCAAGCCGGCCACCGCCTCCTCGACCGTGCACGTCTTCGCCGCGGCCAACGCCGTCGACAACGACGTCACCACCTACTGGGAGGGCGCGCCGGGTGCGTACCCGAGCACGCTGACCGTCGCGCTCGGCGCCAACGCGAGCATCAGCGCGATCGTGGTCAAGCTGAACCCGGATCCGGCCTGGGGCCCGCGTACGCAGACCTTCTCGGTCCTCGGGCGGGAGCAGTCGGCCTCCGGCTTCAGCACGCTGGTCGGCTCGGCGAACCACTCGTTCAGCCCGGCCGGCAGCAACACGGTGACCATCCCGGTGTCGGCGACCGCCGCCGACGTCCGGCTCCAGTTCACCGCCAACACCGGGTCGTCCAACGGGCAGGTCGCCGAACTCCAGGTGATCGGCACCCCGGCGCCGAACCCGGACCTCACCGTCACCAACCTGACCTTCGCGCCGGCCGCGCCGGTGGAGACCGACCAGATCACGCTCACCGCCACCGTGCGTAATGCTGGCACGCTGGCCTCCGGCGCGACCACCGTCGACTTCGCCCTGGACGGGACGAAGGTGGGCCAGGCGAACGTCGGCGCCCTGGCGGCCGGCGCGTCGACCACCGTGTCGACCACCATCGCCGCCCGGGACGCCGGCAGCTACCAGCTCAGCGCCACGGTCGACCCGGCGAACACCGTCATCGAGCAGGACGAGTCGAACAACGGCCGGACCGCGGCGAGCGCCCTGGTGGTCAGCCCGGTGGCCAGCTCGGACCTGGTCGCCTCGGCGGTCACCTGGTCACCCGGCACGCCGAGCGCGGGCGCCACGGTCACCTTCTCGGTGACCCTACGCAACCAGGGCACCATCGCCTCGGCGGGTGGCGCGCACGGCATCACCCTCACCGTGCTCAACGACGCCGGCACGGTGGTACGGACCCTCACCGGCTCGTACACCGGCACCATCGGCGCCGGTGCCATGGCCGGCCCGGTCAACCTGGGCACCTGGACGGCGGCCAACGGCCGGTACACCGTCCGGGTGGTGATCGCCGCCGACGCCAACGAGTTGCCGGTGAAGCGGGCCAACAACACCAGCGAGCGGCCGCTGTTCGTGGGACGTGGCGCCAACCTGCCGTACGACATGTACGAGGCCGAGGAGGGCACGGTCGGCGGCGGGGCGCAGGTGGTCGGGCCGAACCGGACCATCGGCGACCTGGCCGGCGAGGCGTCCGGCCGCCGGGCGGTGACCCTCAACACCACCGGCGCGTACGTCGAGTGGACCACCAAGGCGGCGGCCAACGCCCTGGTCACCCGCTTCTCCATCCCGGACGCCCCGAACGGCGGTGGGATCAACTCGACGCTGAACATCTACGTCAACGGCGTGCTGCACAAGCCGATCAGCCTCACCTCGAAGCACATCTGGCTGTACGGCCCCGAGGCCAGCCCGAGTGACTCGCCGAGCGCCGGACCGCCCCGGCACATCTACGACGAGGCGAACGTGCTACTCAACTCCACCATCCCGGCGGGCAGCCGGATCCGGTTGCAGAAGGACCCGGCGAACTCCACCACGTACGCCATCGACTTCATCAACCTGGAGCAGGTGACTCCCCAGGAGAACCCGGACCCGGCGCGCTACCGGGTGCCCAACGGGTTCAGCCACGCCGACGTGCAGAGCGCGTTGGACGCGGTCCGGATGGACACCACCGGCAACCTGGTCGGCGTCTACCTACCCGCCGGCACCTACGAGACCGCCCAGAAGTTCCAGGTGTACGGCAAGGCGGTGAAGGTGGTCGGTGCCGGCATGTGGTTCACCCGGTTCCAGACTCCGGCGTCGCAGCAGAACACCGACGCCGGTTTCCGGGTGGAGCCCAGCGCCAGCGGGTCGTCCTTCGAACACCTCGCCTTCTTCGGCAACTACACCGTCCGCCAGGACGGACCGGGCAAGGTCTGGGGTGAGCTGAAGGACGTCGACAACCTGACCCTGGACAACGTCTGGGTCGAGCACACGGTCTGCGCGTACTGGGGCGTCAGTGTCAGCGGCCTGAAGATCACCAACAGTCGGTTCCGGAACACCTTCGCCGACGCGGTGAACCTGACCAACGGCAGCACCAACAACCTGATCAGCAACTCGGAGGGCCGCTCCAACGGCGACGACGCGTTCGCGCTCTTCTCCGCCACCGACCAGGGCGCGTCGACCGGCAACCACGGCAACGTGTTCGAGAACCTGACCGCCACGCTGACCTGGCGGGCGGCCGGAGTCGCGGTGTACGGCGGCCACGACAACGTGTTCCGCAACCTCTACATCGCGGACACGCTGACCTACTCCGGCATCACGATCAGCTCGCTGGACTTCGGCTACCCGTTCATCGGGTTCGGGGCCAGCCCGCCGACCCGGTTCGAGAACATCTCGCTGATCCGGACCGGCGGTCACTTCTGGGGCGCGCAGACCTTCCCGGCGATCTGGGTGTTCTCCGCGTCGAAGGAGTTCCGCGGCATCCGCGTCAGCGACGTGGACATCGTGGACCCGACCTACTCGGGCATCATGTTCCAGACCAAGTACACCGGCAGCCAACCGGAGAACCCGATCACCGACACGGTCTTCACCAACGTGTCGATCTCCGGCGCGCAGCGCAGCGGTGACGCCTTCGACGCCAAGTCGGGCTTCGGCATCTGGGCCAACGAGATGCCCGAGCCAGGCCAGGGCCCCCCGGTCGGCTCCGTCACCTTCAACAACCTGCGCCTGACCAACAACCACCAGGACATCCGCAACACCACCTCCACCTTCACCATCACCCGCAACTAA